Proteins encoded within one genomic window of Oryza glaberrima chromosome 12, OglaRS2, whole genome shotgun sequence:
- the LOC127758192 gene encoding uncharacterized protein LOC127758192 — translation MTTEFLRVEKYLSVKRMELQPELSLGPTWPAPGFVSSTTKSTKSSSSESDGSSRKKRKHFTWEEPVSHANLELQLNDPLPLDWEQCLDLQSGRMYYLNRKTLKKSWIRPKEQSVNLELNISTTQPTVVVVPTIIDGGSTGAAATPVAVVAEETKKGGTIVSSGPGGNMVAVPCVNCHLLVMLCKSSPSCPNCKFVQPLAPPPPAMPHRKLDAVKPLETLSLLH, via the exons ATGACCACTGAATTCCTTAGAGTGGAGAAGTACCTGAGTGTGAAGAGGATGGAGCTGCAGCCGGAGCTCTCACTAGGGCCGACGTGGCCGGCGCCAGGCTTCGTCTCCTCCACCACCAAGAGCACCAAGAGCTCATCGTCGGAGTCAGACGGCAGCTccaggaagaagaggaagcacTTCACCTGGGAGGAGCCCGTGTCGCACGCCAACCTGGAGCTCCAGCTCAATGACCCCCTGCCCCTCGACTGGGAGCAGTGCCTTGACCTGCAA TCTGGAAGGATGTATTACCTGAACAGGAAGACCTTGAAGAAAAGCTGGATCAGGCCCAAGGAGCAGAGCGTGAACCTGGAGCTCAACATCTCGACTACCCAGCcaaccgtcgtcgtcgtccccaccATTATCGATGGAGGAAGCACCGGAGCTGCTGCTACTCCAGTTGCTGTTGTTGCAGAGGAGACAAAGAAGGGTGGCACCATCGTCAGCTCTGGACCTGGAGGCAACATGGTGGCCGTGCCTTGTGTCAATTGCCACCTCCTCGTCATGCTCTGCAAGTCCTCCCCATCCTGTCCCAACTGCAAGTTCGTGCAGCCGttggcgccaccaccgccggccatGCCGCACCGCAAGCTCGACGCCGTCAAGCCGCTGGAGACCTTGAGCCTTCTCCATTAG
- the LOC127758191 gene encoding pentatricopeptide repeat-containing protein At2g22410, mitochondrial-like, with protein MAPTPPVPLPNPAGSAAAAVLPRPAWNTNRNLVVTHPLLSLLESCASFRRLLQLHALLTVTGLAAHRFPASRLLAFCALSTPPRLAHAAAILARASPGPNAYMLGTMMRGFLRARLPARALGLFRRVVRDRLPADARTFVFAVKAAAAAAESEHGGTPSGGEAIHCAALKCGFVGESVLVGNALVHFYANHKSLDDAGKMFDEMPERDVVSWTTLVDGYARAGLADEAWRLFCRMVVVGGMRPNAVTLVAAVSAIGQMGLLAFGIMLHKYVTEGGVARSVNLDNALVDMFGKCGCVRYAREVFDGMEVKDVYSWTSMVNAYAKCGDLESAEQLFEDMPRRNVVSWSCMIAAYSQLNQPEEAVWLFREMIAAGVDPIDATLVSVLSACAQLGCLDLGRWIYENYIVSNKIGLTVNLGNALIDMFAKCGDVGEASKLFDEMAERNVVSWNTMIMAHAVHGQSEEAIRLFEQLKGENIVPDQITFLGLLASCSHSGLVSEGRRYFKEMEMFYRIEPRVEHYACMIDLLGKVGLLEEAFEVARGMPMEADEAGWGALLNACRMHGNVEIGACVADKLVELDPSDSGIYVLMSQIYASKNKWDQVKMLRMTMRDRGVKKNPGCSSIEVEGKFHDFLVADVSHACSEEIYSALKNIYFHLKQEGYVPPT; from the coding sequence ATGGCGCCGACGCCTCCCGTTCCACTCCCCAACccggcggggtcggcggcggcagcggttcTGCCCCGGCCGGCGTGGAACACCAACCGGAACCTGGTGGTGACCCACCCGCTGCTCTCCCTCCTCGAGTCGTGCGCCTccttccgccgcctcctccagctcCACGCGCTCCTCACCGTCACGGGCCTCGCCGCGCACCGCTTCCCGGCGTcccgcctcctcgccttctGCGCgctctccacgccgccgcgcctcgcccacgccgccgcgatcCTCGCCCGCGCATCCCCGGGGCCCAACGCCTACATGCTCGGCACCATGATGCGGGGCTTCCTCCGCGCccgcctccccgcccgcgcgctgGGCCTCTTCCGCCGCGTCGTCCGGGATCGCCTCCCCGCCGACGCGCGCACGTTCGTCTTCGCGgtcaaggccgccgccgccgccgccgagtcgGAGCACGGTGGAACCCCCTCAGGCGGCGAGGCCATCCACTGCGCGGCCCTCAAGTGCGGGTTCGTTGGCGAGAGCGTGCTCGTGGGGAACGCGCTGGTACACTTCTATGCGAACCACAAGTCACTGGATGATGCAGGCAAgatgttcgatgaaatgcctgAGAGGGATGTTGTCTCTTGGACGACGCTGGTGGATGGGTATGCACGGGCAGGGTTGGCTGACGAGGCATGGAGGCTGTTCTGCAGGATGGTTGTTGTTGGGGGCATGCGGCCTAACGCGGTGACGCTGGTGGCTGCTGTCTCCGCGATTGGTCAGATGGGGTTGCTAGCTTTTGGGATCATGCTGCACAAGTATGTCACAGAGGGTGGTGTTGCTCGGAGTGTCAATTTGGATAATGCGCTGGTGGATATGTTTGGGAAGTGTGGGTGCGTGAGATATGCAAGGGAGGTTTTTGATGGCATGGAGGTTAAGGATGTCTACTCCTGGACGAGCATGGTTAATGCATACGCTAAGTGTGGTGATTTGGAAAGTGCAGAACAGCTATTCGAGGATATGCCCAGGAGAAATGTGGTTTCTTGGAGTTGCATGATCGCAGCTTACTCACAGTTGAATCAACCTGAAGAAGCAGTATGGTTATTCAGGGAGATGATTGCAGCAGGTGTGGATCCAATTGATGCTACCCTTGTGAGTGTTCTGTCAGCGTGTGCTCAGTTAGGTTGCTTGGATCTTGGCAGGTGGATATATGAGAACTACATTGTGAGTAATAAGATTGGGCTTACTGTTAATTTAGGTAATGCGCTCATTGATATGTTTGCAAAATGTGGGGATGTAGGTGAAGCATCAAAATTATTTGATGAGATGGCAGAGAGGAACGTAGTGAGTTGGAACACTATGATCATGGCCCATGCCGTGCATGGTCAGTCTGAAGAAGCTATTCGTCTCTTTGAGCAGTTGAAAGGAGAGAATATTGTGCCTGATCAGATCACTTTCCTGGGATTGCTTGCTTCATGCAGTCACAGTGGGTTAGTTTCGGAAGGACGACGATATTTTAAAGAAATGGAAATGTTTTATAGGATTGAACCCAGGGTAGAAcattatgcatgcatgattgatCTTTTGGGTAAAGTTGGGCTTCTGGAAGAGGCATTTGAAGTTGCAAGGGGTATGCCGATGGAAGCTGATGAGGCTGGTTGGGGTGCTCTTCTAAATGCATGCAGAATGCATGGGAATGTAGAGATTGGTGCATGTGTTGCAGATAAGCTTGTAGAACTGGATCCTTCAGACAGTGGAATCTATGTACTTATGAGCCAAATATATGCAAGTAAAAATAAATGGGATCAGGTGAAGATGCTGAGAATGACGATGAGAGATAGAGGGGTAAAGAAGAATCCTGGCTGTAGCTCTATCGAGGTCGAAGGAAAATTCCACGACTTTTTGGTGGCAGATGTTTCACATGCATGTTCAGAAGAAATCTATTCAGCATTGAAGAATATTTACTTCCATTTAAAACAGGAAGGTTATGTTCCCCCAACTTGA